The Aneurinibacillus uraniidurans genome segment ACGAACACGCAGATGTCTTTTCTTGCGGCTTTTGTTTTTATCCTGTTTCGTAATCACGTACTTTCACTCCTTTCCTTACAATCGCCTTAGCGATTACTTCTTACCAGTTTTACCTTCTTTACGACGTACGCGCTCACCTTGGTAGCGAATACCTTTACCTTTGTAAGGCTCTGGTCTGCGGACAGCACGGATTTCAGAAGCGATTTGGCCTACACGCTCTTTGTCGATACCTTTGACAATGATTTGTGTTTGAGCCGGCACTTCGAATTCGATGCCTGCTTCCGGAGTGATTTCAACCGGATGAGAGTAACCCACGTTCAGAGTCAGGTTCGAGCCGCTTTTCGCTGCACGGTAACCTACACCAACGAGTTCAAGTGTTTTAGAGAATCCGTTCGTTACACCTTCTACCATGTTGGCGATGACGCTACGAGTTGTACCATGCAGAGCACGGTGCAGTTTGTTATCAGAAGGACGCTCAACGTTAATTTCGCTGCCTTCGATTTTTACGATTACTTCGCTATGAAGTGCACGAGTCAAAGTTCCTTTCGGTCCTTTAACTGTCAGGTTTAATCCATCAAGAGTCACTTCAACGCCGGCTGGGATTACAACCGGTTTTTTACCAATACGGGACATTCGTTACACCTCCGTTCGTTGTCGAATGTATTACCAAACGTATGCTAATACTTCGCCGCCAGCTTGCTGTTGACGAGCTTGTTTATCAGTCATAACACCTTTAGATGTAGAGATAATCGCGATTCCAAGTCCGCCCAGAACGCGTGGAATCTCAGTATTTTTTGCGTATACACGCAGGCCTGGTTTGCTGATGCGTTTCAGACCGTTAATTACGCGCTCATTGCCCGTACCGTACTTCAGGAAAATACGGAGGATGCCTTGCTTGTTATCTTCCACATATTCAACGTCACGTACAAAGCCTTCTTCTTTCAGAATGTTGGCGATGTCGCGCTTGATTTTGGAAGCAGGCACTTCCAATTTCTCATGACGCACCATATTGGCATTGCGAATACGTGTAAGCATATCTGCAATTGGATCTGTCATTACCATATGTTTAACCTCCTTCCCGTTCTCAGGGATTACCAGCTTGCTTTTTTAACTCCAGGTAGTTGACCCTGGTATGCTAAGTCGCGAATACAAATCCGGCAAAGTTTAAATTTGCGATACACTGAATGCGGACGTCCGCAACGTTCGCAACGAGTATAAGCTTGCACTTTAAACTTCGGCGTACGCTGCTGCTTCACGATCATGGATTTTTTAGCCACGTGTTTCCCTCCTTATCAAATAAAATCGGAGATTACTTGACGAAAGGAGCGCCGAGTTGTGTTAACAGTTCACGGGCTTCTTCGTCCGTATTTGCTGTTGTTACGATAACAATGTCCATACCACGGATGGCATCAACTTTATCGTACTCAATTTCCGGGAAGAGAAGCTGTTCTTTCAGACCGAGTGTGTAGTTACCGCGACCATCGAAAGCTTTCGACGAGATACCGCGGAAGTCACGAAC includes the following:
- the rplF gene encoding 50S ribosomal protein L6 encodes the protein MSRIGKKPVVIPAGVEVTLDGLNLTVKGPKGTLTRALHSEVIVKIEGSEINVERPSDNKLHRALHGTTRSVIANMVEGVTNGFSKTLELVGVGYRAAKSGSNLTLNVGYSHPVEITPEAGIEFEVPAQTQIIVKGIDKERVGQIASEIRAVRRPEPYKGKGIRYQGERVRRKEGKTGKK
- the rpsH gene encoding 30S ribosomal protein S8, whose product is MVMTDPIADMLTRIRNANMVRHEKLEVPASKIKRDIANILKEEGFVRDVEYVEDNKQGILRIFLKYGTGNERVINGLKRISKPGLRVYAKNTEIPRVLGGLGIAIISTSKGVMTDKQARQQQAGGEVLAYVW
- a CDS encoding type Z 30S ribosomal protein S14, whose product is MAKKSMIVKQQRTPKFKVQAYTRCERCGRPHSVYRKFKLCRICIRDLAYQGQLPGVKKASW